The DNA segment CAGACTGAATGCGTCTATTTCCAAGTATAACCCACCTTTTCACTTTCGTTGACAAGTACCAATGACAACTAAATTCCAACTCTCTAAGCCTTTACATCATATTGTCCACAAGCATCCTTCAGAAACCTAATCAGTGGTTCAATAAAATTCTTGGATGATAGCGAATGCCAAACTTGATCATCACCCTTCAAGTCCTTTTCTGAATCTTTGGACACCATGACATTTGCGAGATTCGTTACTAGCCTTCACGGAAATCATATTTGAGCCATCTCTGATATTAATACATGAGGAGCCTGAACTGTGATGGTTATGAAGGAGGTAGAATGATATTCCAATGTGTTATGTGCTTGTGGTTTTACACATGGGCCAAGTTCGAAGATTCCATGCTCCAACGGTATCCAGAGGAGTCACCACAGATAAGCACCAAAAACAGGGGAAGGTATTCAAAAACAGAGCACGGGGAATAGAAATGAAGAACTTACCTACAGGCTACCATCGAGAGAAAGCACTAGGCCTTATGAATCTCGAGCACTAAGCCTTGTGAATCTTTACTATTAAGTCTTGTGAATCTCGGGCACTAGGCCTTGTAAGTCTCATGTACTAAGCCTTGTGAATTTTGGGCACTAGGCTTTGTGGAGCttttaagcatttttttttaagcctAAGGGCCTGTTTTCCTACTCTGCCTACTTGGGGCTCTAGGTTTTTTGGCTTTTACATTGGTCTCTGGATGAGAAATGTTTATATAGCGAGTGAGGGCATTCCACGCTTTTATAATGGTTAAAGCATAATAAgagcattataaaaaaaaaggcataatgGAAACTTACGTTTTATTGATAGTATTTCTTTAAATTGGCTACATTTCAAGGTTGTTACATGATGTCCTATCAAGTTCTCTTTTGGCTATATCATTCACACTTCTATGCACGCTTCTATTGGGgtaggttaaaaataaattggtgGTAGTACTGTTTGCTTAATGGGAACCGTGGTCACTACACTAGCTAGGCATCCATCCTTCTATTTCTCACGAGCTACATTGTTTCCCCTATTCGTCCAATTTTTCTACCTGGGCTTTGACTAGGGTGAGGTAATGTGCCATGTGCTCATCTTTGCCTCATAGTCCTCTTAAATTTGGTTGACCACTAGCTATGAGTCGCTTTTGATTTTCACCCTTGTAGCAGAGAGGGTTAGGGATAAATCGAGACTAGCTATTATCGCctcatattttgattcatttttagaGGTCAGAAATCCTAGTTGGATTGCTATTTAACAGAAGTTGCTGATATTAGAGCTCAACTAGATTAGTCAATAAATGAAATATCTTTTTGTATGCAAACATCTCGATTTCtacatcaaaatcaataaaggaaaTGAAACGATAGAGAACAAGACCTATtgatataaaattgattttataaaaacgAACCttgataaaacaaatatttgaaacTACAAAGAGAAACAATTGTTTAAAGAGAATATAAATGTTGGTGACACTATTGTTGGATCGGGTTTTGATAATTTCATCTAAAAACTAATTGGAGTTTAATGAGGGTAGGCCAAACCTTTTAAACATTCAATATCACATCCCGCAAGCTTGTTTTAAGAGTCATAATTTGGTTGATCTATCCCAAGCTTAAAAGCAACATTGTTGCACCCCAACAATTATTATCTCATGTTAAAGTATATCAAACCTTTATTGGAGATATAAAGTAGCTCAACTTTTTTTGCTTGTACCATTGAGTGGTACAAATAATTGTTGTTAACAAAATTCGAGCCTACTTTCTCTGAGGCATAATTCATTGCTGtcaactattttatttttaagatttttggttgttacattaaatattttaatactaatattatggatgatgaaaaaaataaaatattttgattaaaatctaaaattttattttcttagtacaTCATTTTTACATAGTAAATTGGTTTTTAACTCTCAATGTGGTGCAGTAATCAATTCATGTATCAAAATTTTCTCCACATTGTAAGGATCTATTTTGGTGATAAATCTGACCTACCTTGACTCCCAGCAACCACACTCTTAGGATGATCACCAATCACATTATACACAAGATGGTTCTTAGGATGGTAGCTAGATTTGTGttcttttgatatatttttagtttcctCTTCTACTTCACATTCATTTGGAAAACTTCAGATTTTCTACAGTCACTGGCTTTTAAATTGTTCTCTCTCAACTGACATATAAAAAAGTCCATTTTCGTCTATAGGGACAATACTCTCCACAGGATGACCAATCACATTAAGCATGAGATTATTCTTAGGAATGGTAGATTTATGGTCTTCCATTTTTATCCAGCAAAGACTTGAGATTTATTAGTCACTTCTGAATTGTTGTTGCTCTTAACCAAGACCACAAAAAGTCCATCATTTTCATCTCTAGCATAACGACAAACAATGATAAGCTCAACCAACCGTCAACTTTGTGATCAAATTATGACTCTATAAACTTCACTTTTTGAAGGAGTGATAGCGCAGAAAATCTGTTTCATGTTGAATAGGATTGCGCAAATTACGAGCAAAGCTTGGGATTTGAATACATGAAAGTTGTATTGTCACAAATCTAGtgcagaaaaaaaaagtaaaaaagaaaagaaaagaaaaaaacattgatTACCCTCCTTGAAAAGTAGATCCAATTGAAAGCATTTATAACATCACAGTGCCCTTAACCATGGAAATAGAGATAGAAAGATGGGGGATGTTGCTGTCAACCCTCTCACACATCACCATCAATACTGCTCCAAAGCACATGATCACATTTCCACCCACTCCTAATTTTCTACACAACCAAACAAGTTGCCTAAAGAGAATATAAATACAAAGCATCTTCATTTTGCTTCTGATTGGCACCATGTGACCTCTCCTACCATTTTACTTAAGTCGATTCAGCAGCTCCATAACTCTGCTTTCTTCACCTTTGATATACTCTCAAGCACTCCTGATGGTGAGACGTGTCCCATCACTGTCACCCTTTTGGTCTCTAGGTCTATGCTGAATGATGTCACTCCTAATAAAAGGCAAAATTGTATTAGCTTTTCCACAATCAAAATTAGCAGTCCCATTTTTTAGTTGTTAGATTGTATTTTTCAATTGTAATATACTTGTTGTCAACAGAAGGAAAGTGCTTTTCAGAAAACAATTTGTTactgaaatattttattaggaATAACCAGAACATCTTTGAAAAAGAATCCAACATCTACACAACccttcctttacaaaatttaaattcaatcaTTTATACTTGGAAGTCAAGTAATATAGAAGCTGAAAATGGGGTTGAGATTGTGTGAAGTTTGGAGGGTTGGATGTAGTGAttgagagataaaaaaaaaaatgaacagtTGCCAAATTAAATTGGGTCCATGGTTCAAATTCAGATATATTTGGGTTGGTCaccaaattaaagaaaaaaaggtgaTGCAAATTTCTGAATTTAAAAGTAGTGACATTGCATACAATTGAATGCAACATGTTGGCATTATATCCAACTCCAAGCAACAAATACCTACCTTCCATTTTAGATAAGTGTTTCTTCACTTTACCAGCACAACCTTGGCAATGAAGAGAAACTCTCATCACAACCACCTGCAGCAGCAAGcatttgattaaaagaaaaagctaatattaaaaataaaaaaaaaattatcagattaaaaaaaaaaaattctaagagggaaaatagatttttttatttacattaaaaatatttttttgacaaTGCATGTATAATGAAataatcttaattttataaaaggaCATGTTAAGCaactttgtaattaaaaaatatttgaaaatttcctttttctttttttgggtttttcctTCTAAAAGAAGAACATCTTTAAAAGATTATTTCATTCCTTCTATCAAACATAGAcaaatatttaagatttaatttttttttttttttaaaaaaaaacttttttcaatacaaataaggaagaaaacaaaattcacAAGGCTCTTGTGCATATAGGCCAAGGTTGTGCCTccaaaaaaaagggtaaaaatgGATGATGTGATTTATCTGAATGTACTATTGGTAGAATGGGTAGAACAGTATTGGCAGTGCTAACTAGCATGGCCACcttcaattttcattaataaTAGTTTCTGATTGCAGTAGAAAATCTAATAAAGCATTAATATGTGGAATACTTACTATACTCACAGATGGAAAAGAGATGAGAGCTACTCAAAGTTCAATTCATGGGATATGCATGCAACTCATCTCTCTACTGAAAATGACAGCACATATTGCCTCATACCATTCCCAACTGTTCCCAACAGGCCCTTAATGCCCAGTTTCTAGCTTCCACCACCGGTGAAACACCATTATAGCAGTGTGCTACCCTACTTCTACCCCATACTGGAGTTTCCTCAAGAACTTAATACTTCGCAATATGAAGAAATATACCACATTCTGGGGCAGGATTGGATGCTCCCCCAATATAAGGGATAATGATAGTCAGTCATAGATCATGGTATTTGGTCTATTTTTGGACAATTGAGTTCATCATCTGTAGTTATATTTTTGggtagaaataaaaattttaattggaattaGTGAAGTGGTTGAAATGGTAATGTGTAGAAAATGGTGAAACTACTTTGCATATGATCATAAACCTGACCTGGAAGACATGATCCAATGATGGTGTTGAAGAAGGTGGATGGAAGGGCATTGGTTCTGCACTGGGACGATGGCCCCTTTTCATGGCTGGCACAAGAACAGATCTCTTAGCAGCAGGAGTGAAGCGATGAGATTCAACCAGTCTGGAGTACTTGGCATTGTTGAT comes from the Vitis vinifera cultivar Pinot Noir 40024 chromosome 12, ASM3070453v1 genome and includes:
- the LOC100243595 gene encoding protein SODIUM POTASSIUM ROOT DEFECTIVE 1; the encoded protein is MNLKTSKKMRGLMCHSPAATAVCIPGDPRSVIVPRRPDRTLVDHSRLINNAKYSRLVESHRFTPAAKRSVLVPAMKRGHRPSAEPMPFHPPSSTPSLDHVFQVVVMRVSLHCQGCAGKVKKHLSKMEGVTSFSIDLETKRVTVMGHVSPSGVLESISKVKKAELWSC